In the bacterium genome, one interval contains:
- a CDS encoding CoA transferase, whose translation MSRTALAGLRVIECGQLVAAAYAGKLFADLGADVIKVETPGGDLARRRGPFVGGAADPERSGLFLYLNTNKRGVALDPRRPDERAAFAALVGGADLVVHNVPPPEMAAQGLDYAALTAANPRLVMTSITPYGLEGVRRDWHATDLTLWSAGGIAYLNGGGYEADDLPPLKPYGLQAEFQGGVNAAVAALGALLARRRTGRGQHVVVSIQQALAAILELTFEYWPYQGLVASRLGRKPIQPLDFLECRDGWVFICCVEEHQWREFVRMIGSPEWAGIELFADRLSRGANWDALKLFLQEWASEQSVLEVYHAAQQRRIPFAPVSTMGDLLASPHLQARGFFATLDVPGARVTVPGAPYKLSATPWSIRRPAPRLGEHTEEVLREIGL comes from the coding sequence ATGTCGCGGACGGCGCTCGCGGGATTGCGCGTCATCGAGTGCGGGCAGCTCGTCGCCGCCGCGTATGCCGGCAAGCTGTTCGCGGATCTCGGCGCCGACGTCATCAAGGTCGAGACGCCTGGCGGCGACCTCGCGCGCCGGCGCGGGCCGTTCGTCGGCGGCGCCGCGGACCCCGAGCGCAGCGGTCTCTTCCTCTATCTCAACACCAACAAGCGCGGCGTCGCCCTCGATCCGCGCCGACCGGACGAGCGCGCTGCCTTCGCTGCCCTGGTCGGCGGCGCCGACCTGGTGGTGCACAACGTGCCGCCGCCGGAGATGGCGGCGCAGGGCCTGGACTATGCGGCGCTGACCGCGGCCAACCCGCGCCTGGTGATGACCTCGATCACCCCGTATGGCCTCGAAGGCGTGCGGCGCGACTGGCACGCCACGGACCTGACGCTGTGGAGCGCGGGCGGCATCGCCTACCTGAACGGCGGCGGCTACGAGGCCGACGATCTGCCGCCGCTCAAGCCGTACGGCCTGCAGGCCGAGTTCCAGGGCGGCGTCAATGCCGCCGTCGCCGCGCTCGGCGCGCTGCTGGCGCGCCGGCGCACCGGCCGCGGCCAGCACGTCGTGGTGTCGATCCAGCAGGCGCTGGCCGCGATCCTCGAGCTGACGTTCGAGTACTGGCCCTACCAGGGACTCGTCGCCTCGCGCCTCGGGCGCAAGCCGATCCAGCCGCTCGATTTCCTCGAGTGCCGCGACGGCTGGGTGTTCATCTGCTGCGTCGAGGAACACCAGTGGCGGGAATTCGTGCGCATGATCGGCTCGCCCGAGTGGGCCGGCATCGAGCTGTTCGCGGATCGCCTCAGCCGCGGCGCCAACTGGGACGCGCTCAAGCTCTTCCTGCAGGAGTGGGCGAGCGAGCAGTCGGTGCTGGAGGTGTACCACGCCGCGCAGCAGCGGCGGATCCCCTTCGCGCCGGTGTCGACGATGGGCGACCTGCTGGCCTCGCCGCACCTCCAGGCGCGCGGCTTCTTCGCCACCCTCGACGTTCCCGGCGCCCGCGTCACCGTCCCCGGCGCGCCCTACAAGCTCTCGGCCACCCCCTGGTCCATCCGCCGCCCCGCGCCGCGACTGGGCGAGCACACCGAAGAGGTCCTGCGTGAAATCGGGCTCTGA
- a CDS encoding CoA transferase → MSLPLEGIRVADFTWVWAGPFCTLQLAHLGAEVIRVESATRTCVTRLLPPFADGQPGPNRSGYFNQYNQGKLSLALDLKQPQALAVAKDLVAQCDIVCENFAAGVMERMGLGYEVLRALRPDLIMIALSGYGATGPDAEFVSYGPAQVPLSGMSSLTGYAGWPPMHVGISYGDPTGGLHGAVAVLAALWHREATGEGQYIDLSQWETSIATLGEGVLEQSLTGTQPPRAGNRDPHMAPHGIFRCAGEQRWVAIAVRDDEEWIRFAACIGAPALGTDPRFATLAARKANEDALEAVVSDWTRPLPDGEVVARLQAANIPAAAAMTNRDLAEDEDLRRSGFHVFREHPEIGSRLHLGIPWQMSDTPCSVRSAAPCLGQHTDDVLRRVLGYDDARIAALRDAGVLT, encoded by the coding sequence ATGTCGCTGCCGCTCGAAGGAATCCGCGTCGCCGATTTCACCTGGGTGTGGGCGGGACCGTTCTGTACCCTGCAGCTCGCCCATCTCGGCGCCGAGGTGATCCGCGTCGAGAGCGCCACCCGCACCTGCGTCACGCGCCTCCTGCCGCCGTTCGCCGACGGCCAACCCGGCCCGAACCGCAGCGGCTATTTCAATCAGTACAACCAGGGCAAGCTGAGCCTGGCGCTCGATCTCAAGCAGCCGCAGGCGCTCGCCGTCGCCAAGGATCTGGTGGCGCAGTGCGACATCGTCTGCGAGAACTTCGCCGCCGGCGTCATGGAGCGCATGGGGCTCGGCTACGAGGTGCTGCGCGCGCTGCGCCCCGACCTGATCATGATCGCGCTCTCCGGCTACGGCGCCACCGGCCCGGACGCCGAGTTCGTCTCCTACGGCCCGGCGCAGGTGCCGCTGTCGGGGATGTCGTCGCTCACCGGCTATGCCGGCTGGCCGCCGATGCACGTCGGCATCTCCTACGGCGATCCGACCGGCGGACTGCACGGCGCCGTGGCCGTGCTCGCCGCGCTCTGGCACCGCGAAGCGACCGGCGAGGGCCAGTACATCGACCTGTCGCAGTGGGAGACCAGCATCGCCACCCTGGGCGAGGGCGTGCTCGAGCAGAGCCTCACCGGGACGCAGCCGCCGCGCGCCGGCAACCGCGATCCGCACATGGCGCCGCACGGCATCTTCCGCTGCGCCGGCGAGCAGCGCTGGGTGGCGATCGCGGTGCGCGACGACGAAGAATGGATCCGCTTCGCCGCCTGCATCGGCGCGCCGGCGCTGGGCACGGATCCGCGCTTCGCGACGCTCGCCGCGCGCAAGGCCAACGAGGACGCGCTGGAGGCTGTGGTGAGTGACTGGACGCGGCCACTGCCCGACGGCGAGGTCGTCGCCCGCCTGCAGGCGGCGAACATCCCCGCCGCGGCGGCGATGACCAACCGGGATCTCGCCGAGGACGAGGACCTGCGGCGCAGCGGCTTCCACGTGTTCCGCGAGCATCCGGAAATCGGCAGCCGCCTCCATCTCGGCATCCCGTGGCAGATGTCCGACACGCCGTGCAGCGTTCGCAGCGCCGCCCCGTGCCTGGGCCAACACACCGACGACGT